From the genome of Scytonema hofmannii PCC 7110, one region includes:
- a CDS encoding SDR family oxidoreductase — protein sequence MTLLIVGATGTLGRQVARRAIDEGYKVRCLVRSAKKAAFLKEWGAELVPGSLSYPETLKPALEGVTAVIDASTSRPTDSLSIKQVDWEGKVSLIQASRAAGVERFIFFSILNADKYPEVPLMEIKRCTELFLAESGLNYTILRLAGFMQGLIGQYGIPVLEGQPVWVTGESSPIAYMDTQDIAKFAVRALKVPETEKKAFPVVGTRAWSAEEIISLCERLAGKEARITRMPINLLRAMRRALRFFQWGWNVADRLAFTEVLASGKPLTAPMDEVYTIFGLDRNEITTLETYLQEYFSRIMKKLKELDYEQTNTKKQKPKKSPFKKVNSQ from the coding sequence ATGACATTATTAATAGTTGGTGCCACTGGCACCTTGGGAAGGCAAGTTGCTCGTCGTGCGATCGACGAGGGTTATAAAGTCCGTTGTCTTGTCCGGAGTGCTAAGAAAGCCGCATTTCTTAAAGAGTGGGGAGCAGAGCTAGTACCTGGTTCCCTGTCTTACCCTGAAACGCTGAAACCAGCACTTGAGGGTGTAACCGCAGTGATTGATGCGTCTACATCTCGTCCTACAGATTCGCTCAGTATCAAACAGGTAGATTGGGAAGGTAAAGTCTCTCTAATCCAAGCTTCCCGCGCTGCTGGTGTAGAGCGTTTTATCTTTTTCTCCATACTAAATGCTGACAAGTACCCAGAAGTGCCATTAATGGAAATTAAGCGGTGTACGGAACTGTTTTTGGCTGAGTCCGGTTTGAACTACACCATATTGCGCCTTGCTGGTTTTATGCAAGGCTTAATCGGTCAGTATGGAATCCCTGTCTTGGAAGGACAACCTGTTTGGGTGACAGGTGAATCTTCTCCCATTGCCTACATGGATACTCAGGATATTGCCAAATTTGCTGTTCGAGCTTTGAAAGTGCCAGAAACAGAGAAAAAAGCTTTTCCTGTCGTCGGAACTCGTGCTTGGAGTGCAGAGGAAATTATCAGTCTTTGCGAACGTCTAGCTGGAAAAGAAGCTAGGATAACGAGGATGCCAATTAACTTACTCCGCGCCATGCGCCGTGCATTGCGGTTCTTCCAGTGGGGATGGAATGTAGCAGATCGACTAGCTTTTACAGAGGTTTTGGCAAGCGGTAAGCCGTTGACTGCGCCTATGGATGAAGTTTACACAATCTTTGGATTAGATCGAAACGAAATCACAACTTTAGAAACTTACTTACAAGAGTACTTCAGCCGTATAATGAAAAAACTTAAAGAATTAGATTACGAACAAACCAACACTAAAAAACAAAAACCCAAAAAATCACCCTTTAAAAAAGTTAACAGTCAGTAG
- a CDS encoding PetM family cytochrome b6-f complex subunit 7: MGGEMFNAALLSFGLIFVGWALGTLLLKIQGAEEE; the protein is encoded by the coding sequence ATGGGCGGCGAAATGTTTAATGCAGCTCTACTGTCTTTCGGTTTGATCTTTGTAGGCTGGGCTTTAGGTACATTGTTGCTAAAAATCCAAGGGGCAGAAGAAGAGTAA